From a region of the Nonlabens dokdonensis DSW-6 genome:
- the fbp gene encoding class 1 fructose-bisphosphatase gives MATKNQSLGEFIIENQSDFQYSSGELSRLINSIRLAAKMVNHEVNKAGLVDITGSAGEINTQGEDQQKLDVFANDTFIRTLTNRQIVCGIASEENDDFITIEGERKDHGNKYVVAMDPLDGSSNIDVNVSVGTIFSIYRRVTPVGTPVQLEDFLQPGNMQVAAGYIIYGTSTMLVYTTGNGVNGFTLNPSLGTYYLSHPNMTFPEDGSIYSVNEGNYVHFPQGVKDYIKYCQQEEGDRPYTSRYIGSLVSDIHRNMIKGGIYMYPKSSKSVDGKLRLLYECNPMAFIAEQAGGLASDGYQRIMDLKPNELHQRVPFFCGSKNMVRKAEEFMSKYPR, from the coding sequence ATGGCTACAAAAAATCAATCACTCGGAGAATTTATTATAGAGAACCAGTCTGACTTTCAGTACAGCAGTGGCGAGCTTTCTAGACTTATTAACTCTATACGTCTAGCTGCAAAAATGGTGAATCATGAAGTTAATAAAGCTGGTCTGGTAGATATTACTGGTAGTGCTGGCGAGATCAACACACAAGGTGAAGATCAACAAAAGCTGGATGTATTTGCAAATGACACTTTTATCAGGACTCTTACTAATAGGCAAATTGTTTGTGGAATCGCCAGTGAAGAAAATGATGACTTTATTACTATAGAAGGAGAACGTAAAGACCATGGTAATAAATATGTGGTCGCTATGGATCCACTAGATGGAAGTTCTAATATCGATGTGAATGTTTCTGTAGGTACCATTTTTTCTATTTACCGTCGTGTGACTCCAGTAGGAACTCCAGTGCAACTAGAAGATTTTCTACAACCAGGAAATATGCAAGTAGCTGCTGGTTATATCATTTATGGGACTTCTACCATGCTGGTTTATACTACTGGAAATGGAGTGAATGGATTTACTCTTAATCCTTCTTTAGGAACTTACTATCTTTCTCATCCTAATATGACCTTTCCAGAAGACGGCTCTATCTACAGCGTGAATGAAGGAAATTATGTGCATTTCCCTCAAGGTGTAAAAGATTACATCAAATATTGCCAGCAAGAAGAAGGTGACAGGCCTTATACAAGTCGTTACATAGGAAGTCTAGTGAGCGATATACATCGTAATATGATTAAAGGTGGAATCTATATGTATCCTAAAAGCTCCAAATCAGTAGATGGTAAATTGCGATTGCTTTACGAATGTAATCCTATGGCGTTTATTGCCGAACAAGCTGGAGGACTAGCTAGCGACGGATATCAGCGCATTATGGACTTGAAGCCTAATGAGTTACATCAACGTGTACCATTCTTTTGTGGTAGTAAAAATATGGTGCGTAAAGCAGAAGAGTTTATGAGTAAATATCCTCGATAA
- a CDS encoding arsenate reductase/protein-tyrosine-phosphatase family protein, with product MALKILVLSTTNSTLGPMAQGFLDYYSSKKTQVISAGLEPLPTHQMAVKVMDSLGIPIEKSRMKFEDIEEITFDFIITFSKKANEIATSKTKKAQIFHLDMDNLDKTSGTDKEIKKAFKSSRKELQDYCIEFAEKYLQKKK from the coding sequence ATGGCATTAAAAATTCTAGTTTTAAGTACGACTAACTCAACTTTGGGTCCTATGGCCCAAGGTTTTTTAGATTACTACAGCTCAAAGAAGACACAGGTTATAAGCGCTGGTTTAGAACCGTTACCTACTCATCAAATGGCTGTAAAGGTGATGGATTCACTTGGTATACCTATAGAAAAGTCGCGCATGAAATTTGAAGATATTGAAGAAATCACCTTTGACTTCATTATTACCTTTTCCAAGAAAGCCAACGAGATAGCAACATCAAAGACCAAAAAGGCACAAATATTTCATCTAGATATGGATAATTTAGATAAAACTTCAGGAACAGATAAAGAGATAAAAAAAGCCTTCAAATCCAGCCGCAAAGAATTACAAGATTATTGCATAGAATTTGCAGAAAAATATCTTCAAAAAAAGAAATAA
- a CDS encoding TM2 domain-containing protein, with protein sequence MSTDGYDSAKDSFDSAKDAAKETFNDAANSAQNSANEFKQNFNQTVNSQDNKKILAGLLGIFLGGFGIHKFILGYNTEGIILAVVTILGILTSCILIGAFFVWIPGTIGLIEGIIYLTKSDEEFYHTYQLNKKAWF encoded by the coding sequence ATGAGTACAGACGGATACGATAGCGCTAAAGATAGTTTTGATAGTGCCAAAGATGCAGCAAAAGAAACATTTAATGATGCGGCAAATAGCGCCCAGAATAGCGCCAATGAATTCAAACAAAACTTTAATCAAACTGTAAATAGTCAAGATAATAAGAAAATACTGGCTGGACTATTAGGTATTTTCTTAGGTGGTTTCGGTATTCATAAGTTCATTTTAGGTTACAATACCGAAGGAATTATTCTTGCTGTGGTTACAATTTTGGGTATTTTAACTTCATGTATCCTTATTGGAGCGTTTTTTGTTTGGATACCAGGAACCATAGGATTAATAGAGGGAATTATTTATCTGACAAAGTCTGATGAAGAATTTTACCACACTTACCAGTTAAATAAAAAAGCTTGGTTTTAA
- a CDS encoding GNAT family N-acetyltransferase → MIEVREVVKEDFPRVLELIKELAVFENEPEAVEVTIEELEENGLGDEALFKCFVGLYHNKIEGISLCYPRFSTWKGKTIHLEDLIVTEKMRGKGLGKALYDQVLQYAYEQNVRRVEWVVLDWNTNAIDFYEKTGVTMIKDWYLAQMDQTSLENYIKSK, encoded by the coding sequence ATGATCGAGGTAAGAGAAGTTGTAAAGGAAGATTTTCCAAGAGTTCTAGAACTCATTAAAGAACTAGCGGTTTTTGAAAATGAGCCAGAAGCGGTAGAGGTAACTATTGAAGAATTAGAAGAAAATGGACTAGGCGATGAGGCATTATTTAAATGCTTTGTGGGTCTTTATCATAACAAGATCGAAGGCATTAGTTTATGTTACCCTCGTTTTTCTACTTGGAAAGGTAAAACCATTCACCTTGAAGACCTCATTGTGACAGAGAAAATGAGAGGTAAGGGTTTGGGTAAAGCATTGTATGATCAAGTACTTCAATATGCATATGAACAAAACGTGAGAAGAGTAGAATGGGTTGTGCTGGACTGGAATACTAATGCGATAGATTTTTATGAGAAAACAGGAGTGACCATGATCAAAGACTGGTATCTTGCTCAAATGGATCAAACTTCTTTAGAGAATTATATCAAGAGCAAATGA
- a CDS encoding GNAT family N-acyltransferase: protein MGLVNAKEVAKAINIDKYGFLGTLGGWSLMKLLRISTLNKLYNRHKHKQTGDFLNGLLEDLQIEFEIPEEDLRRIPKNNAFITISNHPLGGIDGILLLKLLLERRPDYKIIANFLLHRIEPLKPFIMPVNPFEDRKDAKSSTAGFMQAIRHLKNDFPLGVFPAGEVSTYRDGKLVVDKKWEESAMKLIQRAEVPVIPIYFHAKNSRMFYRLAKINDVFRTAKLPSELLSQKHRVIKVRIGNPISVKAQKEHESLEDFTDFLRKKTYMLSKPYDKEVKKLSDLPKTIKIPKAPKKIAATTDQKSLIKEVDALREMGDKRLLESKNYEVFLSQKEHIPNVLAELGRLREITFRAIGEGTNQPTDLDKYDNYYHQMFLWDRDANCIAGAYRMGMGSQISKAYGLEGFYLNELFKFEPELHKMMSESIEMGRAFIIKEYQQKPMPLFLLWKGIVHCTLRFPEHKYLIGGVSISNKFSNFSKSLMIEFMKSNYYDPYIAQYITPKQDFKVKLEDADKDFIFDESAADLNKFDKIIDELEPNELRLPVLIKKYVKQNAKVVAFNVDPLFNNAVDGLMYIRIADLPESTVKPVMEEFQAEMESKYFSSQQEDGEG from the coding sequence ATGGGATTAGTAAATGCAAAAGAGGTAGCAAAGGCTATCAATATAGATAAATACGGCTTTTTAGGCACTCTCGGAGGATGGTCGTTAATGAAACTTTTGCGTATATCTACTCTCAATAAATTATACAATAGACATAAGCATAAACAAACAGGCGACTTTTTAAATGGCTTGTTAGAGGATTTGCAAATTGAGTTTGAAATCCCTGAAGAAGATTTAAGGCGTATTCCTAAAAACAATGCTTTTATTACTATTTCAAATCATCCGCTAGGAGGAATTGATGGTATATTATTATTAAAACTGCTTCTTGAACGTCGTCCAGATTATAAAATTATAGCTAACTTTTTACTGCACCGCATCGAGCCGTTGAAGCCATTTATTATGCCGGTTAACCCTTTTGAGGATCGTAAAGACGCTAAGTCTAGTACCGCTGGGTTTATGCAAGCTATACGACATTTAAAAAACGACTTTCCTCTAGGAGTATTTCCTGCAGGAGAAGTTTCGACCTATAGAGATGGAAAACTCGTCGTAGATAAGAAATGGGAGGAAAGTGCTATGAAACTTATCCAGAGAGCTGAGGTTCCAGTAATTCCTATTTATTTTCATGCAAAGAATAGCCGCATGTTTTATAGGCTAGCAAAAATTAATGATGTTTTTAGAACAGCCAAATTACCTTCTGAGCTGCTTTCTCAAAAACACCGCGTTATTAAAGTTAGAATAGGTAACCCAATATCTGTCAAGGCTCAAAAAGAGCATGAATCGTTGGAGGATTTTACTGATTTTCTACGTAAAAAAACATACATGCTTTCTAAACCTTATGATAAAGAGGTGAAAAAGCTAAGTGACCTTCCTAAAACGATTAAAATTCCTAAAGCTCCCAAAAAAATTGCCGCAACGACAGATCAAAAGTCCTTGATCAAAGAAGTAGATGCGTTAAGAGAAATGGGAGATAAGCGTCTATTAGAATCTAAAAATTATGAAGTCTTTCTTTCTCAAAAAGAACACATCCCTAATGTCTTAGCAGAACTCGGTAGATTAAGGGAAATCACATTTAGAGCAATAGGTGAAGGCACTAATCAACCTACCGATCTTGATAAGTATGATAATTATTACCATCAAATGTTCTTATGGGATCGAGATGCAAATTGCATTGCAGGAGCCTACCGCATGGGAATGGGTAGCCAGATAAGTAAAGCTTACGGTCTTGAAGGGTTTTATTTAAATGAGTTGTTCAAATTTGAGCCAGAGCTTCATAAAATGATGAGTGAGTCCATTGAAATGGGCCGTGCTTTTATCATAAAAGAATACCAGCAAAAACCTATGCCGCTGTTCTTACTATGGAAAGGAATTGTGCATTGTACGCTTAGGTTTCCAGAGCATAAGTATCTAATAGGTGGAGTAAGCATCAGTAATAAGTTCTCTAACTTTTCTAAATCATTGATGATCGAGTTTATGAAAAGTAACTATTACGATCCATATATAGCTCAGTATATTACCCCAAAGCAAGACTTTAAAGTAAAACTAGAAGATGCAGATAAGGATTTTATTTTTGATGAAAGCGCTGCAGACCTCAATAAGTTTGATAAAATTATAGACGAGTTAGAGCCTAATGAATTACGTCTTCCTGTACTTATTAAAAAGTACGTAAAGCAAAATGCAAAAGTGGTTGCTTTTAATGTAGACCCATTATTCAACAATGCTGTGGATGGTTTAATGTATATACGCATTGCAGACCTTCCAGAAAGCACGGTGAAGCCAGTAATGGAAGAGTTTCAGGCAGAAATGGAATCTAAATACTTTAGCTCACAACAGGAAGATGGTGAAGGGTAA
- a CDS encoding aspartate kinase, whose translation MRIFKFGGASVKDAAGVRNVCKVLNTIGYENTGIVVSAMGKTTNALEEIIERYLSEDTTYVDLISHLYEEHMEVIGALEQPSNDQESDFSVRFRESGIKKDIKYIIESLTEELLRNKSKSYSFLYDQVVSHGELMSTKIVAAYLNECGIPLQWKDAREFIKTDNKYRDAAVKWKESEKLVKKKCGAQLFITQGFIGSDDNGFTTTLGREGSDYTAAILAYCLDADSVTIWKDVPGVLNADPRAFQNTVLLQKIPYNEAIELAFYGASVIHPKTLQPLQGKKIPLYVKSFLLPEDEGTVITDAATIDPFIPCYIVRKNMVFMKISSRDFSFIGENNISDIFQELSEHKMQVGLLQNSAISFSLCVEDKYNKLKELLADLESRYKISHVTGVSLYTVRHYNEDAMEFIEAGKEVLLKQRAQETLQLIVKE comes from the coding sequence ATGAGAATATTCAAATTCGGTGGTGCCTCAGTTAAAGACGCAGCTGGTGTGCGCAACGTCTGTAAAGTGTTAAACACTATAGGTTATGAAAATACCGGTATTGTAGTTTCTGCAATGGGTAAAACGACTAATGCACTTGAGGAAATCATTGAAAGATATCTATCTGAAGATACCACCTACGTAGATCTTATAAGTCATTTGTATGAAGAACATATGGAGGTGATTGGTGCGTTAGAACAACCTAGTAATGATCAAGAAAGTGATTTTTCAGTCCGCTTTCGCGAAAGCGGAATCAAAAAAGACATCAAATATATAATCGAGTCACTGACAGAAGAACTATTGCGTAACAAGAGTAAAAGTTACAGTTTTTTATACGATCAAGTGGTAAGTCATGGAGAATTGATGTCTACAAAAATCGTGGCAGCCTACCTTAATGAATGCGGTATTCCTTTGCAATGGAAAGATGCAAGAGAGTTTATTAAGACCGACAATAAATATAGAGATGCTGCTGTAAAATGGAAAGAAAGTGAAAAACTAGTTAAGAAGAAGTGTGGTGCGCAGCTATTTATAACACAAGGGTTTATAGGTTCTGATGACAACGGTTTTACCACAACATTAGGTAGAGAAGGAAGTGATTACACGGCTGCTATCCTTGCTTACTGCCTCGATGCAGATAGTGTCACGATATGGAAAGATGTGCCAGGCGTACTTAATGCAGATCCTCGAGCTTTTCAAAATACCGTTCTGCTGCAAAAGATTCCTTATAATGAAGCGATTGAGCTGGCATTCTACGGCGCTTCAGTCATTCATCCTAAAACGCTACAACCGCTTCAAGGTAAAAAAATACCTCTTTATGTAAAATCATTTTTACTTCCTGAAGATGAAGGTACCGTAATTACTGACGCTGCAACCATAGATCCATTTATACCATGTTATATCGTTAGAAAAAACATGGTGTTCATGAAAATTTCCTCTAGAGATTTTAGTTTCATAGGAGAGAATAACATTTCTGATATTTTTCAAGAACTTAGTGAGCATAAAATGCAAGTAGGCTTATTGCAAAATAGTGCCATAAGCTTTTCACTTTGTGTAGAAGATAAATATAATAAACTTAAAGAATTACTTGCAGACTTAGAATCACGATATAAAATAAGTCATGTTACCGGTGTGTCACTTTACACGGTTAGGCATTACAACGAGGATGCTATGGAATTTATAGAAGCTGGAAAAGAAGTGTTATTGAAGCAACGAGCGCAAGAAACACTCCAATTAATCGTTAAAGAATAG
- the mgtE gene encoding magnesium transporter: MQFNITEDFLEEIRSLIEANDSETLERILEEVHFADIAEIIDELNLEQAVFIVKLLDSEKTSEALMELDEAQRDRVLNALSPREIAEELEEMDTDDAADILNDLPENIAQEVINEIEDEQHAEDIVDLLRYEENSAGGLMAKELVRVNENWTVTGCVSEMRAQAENVTRVHSIYVVDNNNKLKGRLSLKDLLTSKETTPIKDVYIPKVDFVTVNTSGEEVARIMRKYDLEAIPVIDELERLVGRITIDDIVDFITEEAEKDYQLASGISQDVEANDSIWDLTKARLPWLVLGLLGGIGAAAIMGGFEEIFEKHAVLFFFTPLIAAMAGNVGVQSSAIIVQGIANDDLKGSIGNRLVKEILLAMLNGVILAILLFAYTFATKGELLTSLAISTSLFAVIIVAGLVGTFVPLALHKRGIDPALATGPFITTSNDIFGILIYFMIAKAIIGI, from the coding sequence ATGCAATTCAACATAACAGAAGACTTCTTAGAAGAAATACGGTCATTGATTGAAGCTAATGACAGTGAAACGCTGGAACGTATTCTAGAAGAAGTACACTTTGCAGACATTGCAGAGATCATCGATGAGCTTAATCTAGAGCAAGCCGTATTTATCGTTAAGCTCTTAGATTCAGAAAAAACGTCCGAAGCCTTAATGGAACTGGACGAGGCTCAAAGAGATCGCGTTTTAAATGCGCTATCACCACGAGAGATCGCCGAGGAGCTCGAAGAAATGGATACCGATGATGCTGCCGATATCCTGAACGATTTACCAGAAAATATTGCTCAAGAAGTTATCAATGAGATAGAAGATGAGCAACATGCAGAAGATATTGTTGACCTGCTTCGTTATGAAGAAAATAGCGCTGGTGGATTAATGGCAAAAGAGCTGGTGCGAGTAAACGAAAACTGGACCGTTACTGGCTGTGTAAGTGAAATGCGTGCTCAAGCAGAAAATGTCACTCGTGTTCACTCCATTTATGTAGTCGATAACAACAATAAACTCAAAGGAAGACTCTCGCTCAAAGACCTGCTCACCAGTAAAGAAACTACACCTATTAAGGATGTGTATATTCCCAAAGTTGATTTTGTAACAGTAAACACCTCTGGAGAAGAAGTAGCACGCATCATGCGTAAATACGATCTAGAAGCCATTCCCGTAATTGATGAACTAGAACGACTCGTAGGACGCATTACCATTGATGATATTGTAGATTTTATTACAGAAGAAGCTGAGAAAGATTACCAACTTGCCAGTGGTATTTCCCAAGATGTTGAAGCAAATGATAGTATTTGGGACCTTACTAAAGCACGTCTTCCTTGGCTAGTTTTAGGACTTTTAGGAGGTATAGGCGCCGCAGCAATAATGGGCGGTTTTGAAGAGATTTTTGAAAAGCATGCTGTGTTATTTTTCTTCACGCCACTTATTGCAGCAATGGCTGGAAATGTAGGTGTTCAATCTAGCGCAATTATCGTACAAGGTATTGCAAACGACGATCTTAAAGGAAGTATAGGAAACAGGCTCGTAAAAGAGATTTTGCTCGCTATGCTTAACGGTGTAATTCTCGCCATTCTTTTGTTTGCTTACACATTTGCTACAAAAGGTGAGTTGCTCACTTCCCTTGCTATCTCCACGTCCCTTTTTGCGGTTATTATTGTAGCAGGTCTTGTAGGTACTTTTGTGCCGCTTGCATTACATAAAAGAGGTATCGACCCAGCACTGGCAACTGGTCCTTTTATCACTACGAGTAACGATATCTTCGGAATTCTAATCTATTTTATGATTGCCAAAGCGATTATAGGGATTTAA
- a CDS encoding 2-hydroxyacid dehydrogenase, producing the protein MKVLHLDSNHDILAEKLEQAGFENHYDCTSSKQEIMKVIAGYDGLIVRSRFPINQEFLQVASNLKFIGRVGAGLENIDLETAKDLGIKCYNAPEGNRNAVGEHALGMLLSLFNHLNRADQEVRSGLWQREENRGVELEGKTVGLIGYGNMGKAFAKKLSGFDCKVICYDIKKAVGDMYCGQVSLEELQKQADVLSLHIPQTPDTIKMIDQAFIGAFRKPFYLINTARGKSVVTIDLVEALKNGKILGAGLDVLEYEKGSFESLFRPELPQDKLSSKKMKSEIPTAFKELLSMDNVILSPHVAGWTVESKYKLAEVIANKIISNHQPS; encoded by the coding sequence ATGAAAGTACTTCACCTAGATAGCAACCACGATATTCTTGCAGAGAAACTGGAACAAGCTGGTTTTGAAAATCATTATGACTGCACTTCTTCTAAACAGGAGATCATGAAAGTTATAGCTGGTTATGATGGCCTGATAGTAAGAAGTAGGTTCCCCATTAATCAAGAGTTTTTGCAGGTTGCAAGTAATTTAAAATTTATAGGTCGTGTAGGCGCTGGACTTGAAAACATTGATCTAGAAACAGCAAAGGATCTAGGAATAAAGTGTTACAACGCTCCAGAAGGAAATAGAAATGCTGTAGGTGAGCACGCATTAGGAATGTTACTATCGCTATTTAATCATTTGAATCGAGCAGATCAAGAAGTACGGTCTGGATTGTGGCAGCGAGAAGAAAATCGTGGCGTAGAACTAGAAGGTAAAACGGTAGGATTAATAGGTTATGGAAACATGGGTAAGGCTTTTGCTAAAAAGCTCTCAGGGTTTGACTGCAAGGTCATTTGTTATGACATCAAAAAAGCAGTAGGTGATATGTATTGCGGTCAAGTAAGTCTTGAAGAACTACAAAAACAAGCTGATGTCCTATCACTACACATACCGCAGACTCCTGATACTATAAAGATGATAGATCAAGCTTTTATCGGCGCTTTTAGAAAACCATTTTACCTTATCAATACTGCAAGAGGCAAGTCTGTAGTAACTATTGACCTTGTCGAGGCACTTAAAAATGGCAAAATACTAGGTGCTGGTCTCGATGTATTAGAATATGAAAAAGGTTCTTTTGAATCTCTTTTTCGCCCTGAGCTACCTCAGGATAAACTTTCATCTAAAAAGATGAAAAGCGAAATTCCAACGGCATTTAAAGAGCTACTGTCTATGGATAATGTTATATTAAGCCCACATGTAGCAGGCTGGACGGTAGAATCTAAATATAAACTTGCTGAAGTAATTGCAAATAAAATTATCTCAAACCATCAACCATCATGA
- a CDS encoding VOC family protein: protein MNKVTGIGGIFFKCKDVAATKKWYEKHLGLPVDDYGCTFWQADSVKLDEKASQQWSPFKAESTYFEPGEQEFMINYRVADLKSLMEELKQNGVKTVGKIEEFDYGKFGWIVDCDDRKVELWEPANEHLFEK, encoded by the coding sequence ATGAATAAAGTTACAGGAATAGGCGGTATATTTTTTAAATGTAAAGACGTTGCTGCCACTAAGAAATGGTATGAAAAACATCTAGGCTTACCGGTAGATGATTATGGTTGTACCTTCTGGCAAGCAGATAGTGTGAAGCTGGATGAAAAAGCAAGCCAGCAATGGAGTCCGTTTAAAGCAGAGTCTACTTATTTTGAGCCAGGAGAACAAGAGTTTATGATCAATTACCGCGTGGCAGATTTGAAAAGTTTAATGGAAGAACTGAAACAAAACGGAGTTAAAACAGTCGGTAAGATAGAGGAATTCGATTACGGGAAATTTGGCTGGATTGTAGATTGTGATGATCGCAAAGTTGAATTATGGGAACCGGCAAATGAACACCTTTTTGAAAAATAA